CCTGAAAGAATGTCACTCGGTTCACCGGTGCCTGGCGAAGGACTTGTGTCAAGTAATGTGGGGTACTCCTTTTCTCAGGCCCGGTCCGAGGTCCGGGTCATATATCTCTAGGGGCCGGTTTCGGGCCCGCCCCAAGATTCGGGCGGCTCGCCCCGCTTGCACTCAATGCGAACTCCGTCGTTACTTCTCTGATGTGTCCAGCCCCCCCTTCCCCAAGATCGACCTGAAACAAACCGTCTGCGCCATCGCCACACCGATCGGGCGCGGCGGACTGGGGATTGTCCGCCTCAGCGGCCCCAATGCGGTCGCCATCGCCGATTCTGTCTTTCGCGGAACGGACAGGAAGAAGCTCACCGACCAACCGGGGTACTCAGTTCATCATGGCGTGTTCGTCGACCCGGGATCAGGCGCTCATGTAGATGAGGTGCTCGCGACCGTCTTTCGTGCTCCCAAATCGTTTACCGGCGAGGACAGTGTGGAGTTCTCGGCGCATGGCGGCCCGGTCGTGCTCCGTAGCATGCTCCAGATACTGCTTGCTCAGGGAGCCGACCACGCCGCACCGGGCGAATTCACCCTCCGTGCCTTCCTGAATGGCCGGATCGATCTCACTGAGGCCGAAGGCGTGGCCGACATCATCAACGCCAAAACCGAAGAGGCCGCCGCCGCCGCCTTGAGCCAAATACAAGGCAATATCAAACAAGCTGTTACAGTGCTCCGAAATGAGCTGATTTCGGCGCTGGCCCGCCTCGAAATGGGAATCGACTTCACCGAGGAAGACCTCGACGCGACCGAAGTCGATTCTGTCGGAGCGCGGTTATCAACTGTACGACATCGTGTTACGGAATTACTGTCCGGATACAATCGCGGACGGATTCTTCGCGAAGGATTCACGGTAGTCCTCGCTGGGCCTCCCAACGCCGGCAAATCGACGCTCTTCAATCGATTGGCTCAAGATGAACGGGCGATCGTCACCGAGATTCCCGGCACCACTCGCGATGTCCTGCGCGAATACATCAACATCGAGGGTTGGCCGGTCTGCATCGTCGACACCGCCGGCATCCGTGAGGCGACCGATCTGGTCGAGCGCATCGGCGTAGAACGCTCCGACGCCGCCATCCGTGCGGCCGATGGAGCCATGTGGATCATTGACCATGCCTTAGACTGGTCCAGCCAAAAACCGCCATCGGTCTTTGCTACGATGACCATCCCCTGGCTGATCACAGTCAACAAGCTCGACTGCGCGGACGATCCCGATGCGGCAGTACGGGAGATCGCAGCCCATCACGCCCCGACCTTCAATCCACCGCCGGCCGTGCTCGGCCTGTCGGCCAAAACAGGGGAGGGGCTGGAATCGCTGGCGCGTGTCCTCAAGAGCTGGATCGAGGCGGTCGGACTGCCGGACAAATCGGTCTCGATCGCGATCAACGACCGCCACCGCGCCGCACTCGACCGCGCCGGAGCCGCGCTGGATCGCGCCATCGAATCGCTCAAGTCCACCGGCCAACTCGAACTCGCCGCCTTCGATGCCAAATCCGCGGCCGACGCCCTGGGCGAAGTCATCGGCACTACCACCACCGAGGAAATCCTCGCCGAGATTTTTTCGAACTTCTGTGTCGGAAAATAAGGCGGCGATTTCCCCCGTTCGAAACCCGAACCACGCCCGCAGAGACGCAGGGGTCAGGCAGCAGTTTGTAGGGGCACCCATTCGCTTCGCTCAGGACAAGCGGCGTGCCGTGCCCGACCCCCTACCGTCGTCGCCCCACCCAATCGACACCCGCATCAATGGCCGACCGCAGCCGATCCGACAACTGCGCCGTGTGATGCGCAATGTGCCGTATCGCGACAATCTGGTGCTCGAGTTTGGAGATCGGATACCAACTGAATCCGCTGTCGGCGCTGGTTAGATCGAGCGCGTCGATGGATTCGTCGACCATGTCGTCGCAGACCCGCCAGTACTCGAGCATCTCCTGTTTGCTGTATGGTTTCCCGGTCTGTGGCCGAAGGTCCTCTCCTGAGGGCGGACGGTGCGCCGGTTCGGTCAACTCCTGAATGTCCGGCGGCGCGGGCATGTCATCCATGTCCTGAATCCCGGTCTGATGCTTGTCCCACGCGACAAACCCGGCCGCGTGCGTGCGGCTGTACAGATGAACAAAATAGAGCGTGTGGTACACCACCCGCCAAT
The nucleotide sequence above comes from Candidatus Zixiibacteriota bacterium. Encoded proteins:
- a CDS encoding DinB family protein produces the protein MPESDTAGAVTVPALRTILKDQYHACLTMLKSAIEQCPDDLWVSTEYTNPYWRVVYHTLYFVHLYSRTHAAGFVAWDKHQTGIQDMDDMPAPPDIQELTEPAHRPPSGEDLRPQTGKPYSKQEMLEYWRVCDDMVDESIDALDLTSADSGFSWYPISKLEHQIVAIRHIAHHTAQLSDRLRSAIDAGVDWVGRRR
- the mnmE gene encoding tRNA uridine-5-carboxymethylaminomethyl(34) synthesis GTPase MnmE, with protein sequence MSSPPFPKIDLKQTVCAIATPIGRGGLGIVRLSGPNAVAIADSVFRGTDRKKLTDQPGYSVHHGVFVDPGSGAHVDEVLATVFRAPKSFTGEDSVEFSAHGGPVVLRSMLQILLAQGADHAAPGEFTLRAFLNGRIDLTEAEGVADIINAKTEEAAAAALSQIQGNIKQAVTVLRNELISALARLEMGIDFTEEDLDATEVDSVGARLSTVRHRVTELLSGYNRGRILREGFTVVLAGPPNAGKSTLFNRLAQDERAIVTEIPGTTRDVLREYINIEGWPVCIVDTAGIREATDLVERIGVERSDAAIRAADGAMWIIDHALDWSSQKPPSVFATMTIPWLITVNKLDCADDPDAAVREIAAHHAPTFNPPPAVLGLSAKTGEGLESLARVLKSWIEAVGLPDKSVSIAINDRHRAALDRAGAALDRAIESLKSTGQLELAAFDAKSAADALGEVIGTTTTEEILAEIFSNFCVGK